From the genome of Pseudomonas sp. FP453:
CGACTGTGCGTGTGTTCAGCGACTCGGTGGTTGGCGTCGTGGTCGTCAATGGCAAACAGTCCTTCCAGCGGTTCACCACCACCGATGGCTCTGGTTGGTGGGAGGTCAGCGCAAAGGTCAGTGCCCTGCACAAAGTGCTCTCGCCAAATGATCTAGGGATTCCGGTGGCACCCGGGCCGACTCAGGGGCCTGTTCCACGGGATGTGGTACTGGACTTTTACGGGGTGAAACCGCCTCTGAATGAAAAGGCTGCGCCGCGGTTGGGTAAACAACTCCAGCAAGAGGGCTGGCCCGGGATTTCACAGGCACAGCGTGCTCAGTGGGAGAAACAGTTCAAGCAACTGCAGCAGCACAGCGGCGACAGCGCTGTCCGTGAGCGCCTGGGGGCGCAGTTGCAACCCCTGATCAAGAACAAGCAGGGGGGTGATGAGCTGACACTGAATGAGCAGGCGATATGGGTTGAACCGGGCTCCTCCCTGGACCAGGCGAGTACGTCACCACGCGAACAATTCGTTGAGTTTCTCGCATCAGCCGCCTTCAAGGCGTTCCTGGGGAGGGCCGGTGTCGCAGGGCTGGGCAGCGAATTCAGGATAACGGAAGGTGACCTGCAAATGCTCAGAGCGAACGGGCAGTGGATCTCCCTTCAAGATTCCTTTGACGCGGACGTCGAGCTAATGTCAGGGCACGGCAGTGCAAACGAACAAGCCACCGCGCGCAAGTTTAATGAAGACTTCGACCGGTTGGTGCAGCAGAGTGAGAAAGCCGGTAACGCCCTGTATTCCACCCGTCGGTACGACATGCGCCAGACTCTGGCCTACTATGCGCCGGACGTACCGCAAACCGTCGGGCAGATGCGTGCAGCGCTGCAGTGGTTCAATACAAAATTGCCTTCACCCCCGCTGGCTGGCGACTACGCGGGGATGACCCCTTACGTGCAAACCGAGGGATCGCTGTCTTCCAGCTCACTTGAAACAATGAAAGCGGCATCGGCGGGCGTCATGTCGTTGCTCAAGGGCTTCTCCGGCAGGCCGTCGTTTGGTCAGTCTTTTCACGATCCGGACCGGCAACTGGCGGATTTTTTTGATTCGTCCAAGGCCATCGCCAAGGCCGATGAGATTGCCAAGGCCCTCAAGCTCTACAGTGTGGCCGAGGGGCAAGCGCTCTCCCGGGCCGAACGTCACCAACTGCTGGCCACTGCGCTCAAGTTGAGTGTTGACGCCACCATGCCGGGTGTCGCGGGGCAGGTGGCGGGGTATTCGTTGTATCAGCCGGGCAATTTGGGGCGCTCACTCAAAGAGGTGCGCGATGACGTCGAAATGCATCTTGAAAGCAAAGGCGTGGACGCCGGGTTGACGCCACTGGTGGCTCACCTGTTCCTTGCCCAGTCGGCTCCAGAGATGCTGGTCAAGGCTGACACCCGCGTGCCTGAAGACGCCAGGCAGGTGCTCAACCAAGACCCGCAAAACGTCAAGGTTGGCTCGACCGGTTGGCTGGAGCTGCGTCAGGGCTGTGCAATCGCCGATACCCTGAGTGGTCCGGGCAGTTCGCGTTTGATGAATTTTACGCAAGTCATGGCGCTTTCCCGGCTAGACGCCAGCGGGCCGAATCAGGAATACCTGCAAAAGAGCCTGGCTACCAAACCTTTGCTGGACTGGGGGGTAATGGCCGGTATTTTCCCAGCGACTGCGGACGGACACTACTCCCCTGGGGACTACAAAGCCGCTGCGCAAGCATTTACCGAACGGGAAGACCAAACCCGCGACGCGTTCAACACCTTGACCAGCGAACCGCCGACCCAGACCACTGTTCTGATCAAGGAGTTGGTCCGGTTATTCCCGGAAATGACCGAGGAAGAACTTCGTACGTTCAAGCTTGAGTTGGACACCGATGTCAAATATGACTCCCGGCAGCACGGGCACATGGAAACCCGCCAACCGCTGTTGACCGATGTCATCCTGACCAATCAAGTTGACGATGATCCTCTACTTTTGTTGGATCGGTTAGTGAACTACCTGGTCAGTGGAGAAAAGAAATACAAGTTCAACCACCCGAAAATCTCCCAGGCCACTTTTTTGGAACGCATCAAGCAACTGCCGAAGATAAAACCGTTGGTGGCGCCGGCGGTCGATCAATACATTGCCGATACCCGCGTCGCCCAAGCCACGGCGCTGAAACTGATGCTTGCGCAGTTGCCGCTGGAAGACCGCAGGGCGTTGGAGTCGGGGAAAATCGAGTTCTTCAGCGTACGCAAGGAAACCGGGGAAGCCCTGGAGGACGACCAGGGCCCGGATTCCAAAGTGGCGAGTAACAGGGGCACTCACGGCCTATTGCTACGTTACGAAACCGGGCTTGTAACACCCTGGTTTGGTTACTACGAGGTGTTTCCCGGTTCGATGCAGATGGTCAAGCGCACCGATTTACCTGACCGCCTGCCGCTCGGTGGCGAAACCAAGGCGGGCCGCAAACCCCATGGGCCCTTTGCCTATGTGCAGACGCCTTTCCAAAGGGGCACTGAACAGCCGTTTGACTTTGATGCGTACAGCACGGGTTCTCCACCCAAGCCCGGTGCAAAATCGATGGTGATTATTGAAAAGACGGCAACGGAGTTGCCGGCAACGACAGAAATAGCCTCGCGGCGCGTTCCCAATACCTTTAGCTCGAACAAAACAGCACGGATGGTGGAAACGTTTCTGGCACACAGCTTTGACGGGAAGCGCGACGCGTTACTTGAGCACGCCAACCAGCCGACAACGCTGCACAGCCGCCGTACCTATCCGTTTGCATCAGGCAAAATGTTTTCTTCGGAAAATGCTCGTCTGATGTTGCGCCTTATCCCGTTCGTCGGGGCTGTGTTTGACTTTGCGCAGGGCAAGGTGGCAGAGGGTTTGACGGGGTTGCTGATCGACTTTGCTTCATTCATTGCCACCGGCGGACTGGTCGGGGCGAGGCAGTTTTTTAGCGGTATGAAGATGTTGATCCCATTCAGTCGCAAGGCATTCAGCATGGCCGGCCTGAAGGGGGCGGGCTCGTTCTTCATGAGTGTGTTCAACCCGTTGGCTGGTGCGGTTGATGTGCTGAAAGCCGGGCCAAAGTCGCTGGCCGCAACCCGGAAAATCCTGATGGGCGAAGCGGCCCGTGTTGGCCCAGGGATCTACATGATCAATACGATCATGGAGAAAATCCGGTGGATCATTGGGGCAAAAGACACCCCCTTTACGGGTATCGCCCCCTCAGCAGGGCAATGGCCGGGGAGTCGCTTTGGCACCAGTCAAAACCGTGAGATGTATGCGATTCAGAAAAACGGTCAGTGGTATGCGATCGACTCGACCACCCTGCGGCCCACAGGTGCGCCACTTGCGCAGTTCACCCCCCAGCCGGGTTGAAACCTGTGGCTCTCGTGCGCCCTGACGAGGTGCACGAGAGCCCGGTAGGTGCGATCAGTTCAAGCCCAGCTTGCCACGCAGGGTTGACAGGTCCTCAGCCAGGGTATTGACCGGGCCCACCAGGGCCTTGCGGTCGTTTTCCTTGACCTTGTCGTAGGTCTCGAAGCCGCCGTCCTTGGTCTTGTACTTGGCGAGGATCTTGTCCACGGTGGCGAAGTTCTTGTCGACCTTGGCCAGGAACGCCTTGTCTTGTTTCTCGATCTGGCCACGGAACAGGTCGACGATTTTTTTCGCGCCGTCGATGTTGCCCTGGAAGTCATACAGGTCGGTGTGGCTGTAGCGGTCCTCTTCGCCGGAGATCTTGGTGGCGGCGACTTCTTCCAGCAGCGCGGCGGCACCGCCGACGACTTTTTCTGGCGGGAAGGTCAGGCCATCCACACGGGTTTTCAGGTCGTTGACGTCGGTGTTGAGCTTGGCGGTCAGCGCCTCCAGGCCTTTGGTGGTGTTCTGCGAGAACAGCGCATATTCGATGCGGTGGAAGCCGGTGAAGTCTTCGGCGGTCACGCCTTTTTCATGGTCATCCACGCGCGAATCGATGGACGCGTCGAGGTCACTGAACAGCTCGGCGATCGGCTCGATGGACTCGTAGTGCACGCGGGTCGGCGCGTAGAGTTTCTTGGCCGTGGCCAGGTCGCCCTGGTTGATCGCATCGGTGAAGGCCTGGGTCTGGGTGACCAGCTCGGCGATTTCTTCGGTGACGTAGATCTTGTAGTCCGACACCGGGCCTACCAGGTCCAGCGGCGCCGTGGCGGCGAACGCGGCCAGTGGCGAAAGGGTCAGTAGCAACGACAACGCGAGAGTCGACTTCTTCATGGGACGGTTTCCGCTGTGGGGTGGGTTTCAGGTGTTGGCAGTGGTGTGCGGGTGCGTGGCGGCGAGCAGCGTGCGCCCAATGAAATCCTTGGGGCCCGTGACTCCCGGCAAGGTGAAGAAGTACCCGCCGCCAACCGGCTTGAGGTATTCCTCCAGGGGCTCGCCATTGAGCCGGGTCTGCACGCTGATAAAGCCTTTCTCCAGGTCAGCCCTGGTAGCAGATGAACAACAGCCCCATGTCCAGCTGACCGTTTTTATTGACGCCGTTGGAGTAGTTGAACGGCCGGCGCAAAATCAGGTTGCCCTGTGTCTGCGGAGTGCGCGGGTTGGCCAGGCGGATGTGGGCATCGAGCTTGGTCAACTTGCCTTCGGGGTCCTTGCTGTAGTCGGGGACCTGGCTTTTCCTGCTGGCCACCCATGGGCGCGCCCGTGGTCTTGACGCGGCCGATGATGCTTTCCTGTTCCTGCAGCGGGGTGCGGTCCCAGCGTTCGACGAAGTTGCGGATGATGCGCACCGCCTGGTAGCTGCCATGGGCGGCCCAGGCCGGTTCGTCGCTGCTCGGCTGGACCCAGACGATCTGGTCCATGGTCTTGCCGTCGTTGGAGTCGGGGTTGGCCGAACCGTCACGGAAACCGAGGAAATTACGCGCACTCTGCGCCGGCTCACCGGGTTTGCTCGGGGCCTGGGGCGGCACGCTGCCTTCCTGTTTCCAGCGCACCAGCAGCAGGTCGGGCAGGTTTTTCACGATGTCGCGCAGGGCGTGGATATTGGTGTCGGGGGTGTTGGAGCAAAATTGCAGGCTCAAGTCGCCGTGGCACTGCGCCGGTTCCAGCGCGTCATTGGGAAAACCCACCATGCGGCTCAGGCGCTTGGGCTTGGCGTGTTCCAGGCCGAAGCGCTCATCGAACAGCGACTCGCCGACGGACACGGTGATGGTCAGGTTATCCGGCGTGACCACCGGGCCGAGAATCCCCGAATCGGTGGGCGGCAGCTTCGGATCGACTTGCGCCACGGTGCCGCCGGTCATCAGGAAGCTGATGCGCTCGTTCAACGTGCGAAACAACCGCTCCAGGTCTTCGCGGTCGCTGGCCAGCACGTCGAACGCCACCAGCATGCCGCAGGCCGGGCGCGGGGTGACGATGCCGCTTTGGTGTCTGCCGAAGAAATCATGGTGGTCTTGGGTCTTGTCGCTGCGCGGTGCGCTGGTGACTTGCTCGGCGGCAGCCATGGCCGGGCAGCTCAGGCTGCTGCCCGCTAGCGCGACGCCGGTGGCGGCCATGCCCAGCAGGACACGGCGGCGCTGGAGGTTGGTGTGTGCGGAATCACTCATGTGTGCGGTCGTCTTCACTGCAGGCCGGAAAGGCCAAGGGCGGGATCGATTCCATCGAGTGCGGCGGCCAGAGCCTTGGCCTTGTCGGCGATCTGCTGGCGCTGATCGGCGGTCACGCTGTCGTAGGGGGTATAACCGTTGCTGGTCTTGAAACCGGCGAGTTCAGCGTCGAAGGCGGCGAGGGCGCTGTCGATTTTCGGCAACAGCTCGGCGGCGGATTTGCCCAGCAGCGGGCGCATCAGATCGACCACCTTGTGCGCGGCCTCCAGGTTGGCGGCGAAACCATACAGGTCGGTGTGGCTGTAGCGCTCTTCTTCACCACTGAGGGCGCGACTGTCCGCCAGGCTGTTGAGGTTGCGCACCACGATACTCACCAACTGCTCCGGTGGCAGCGATTGGGCCAGCAGTTGTTGCTTGAGGGCGGTGACGTCGGTCAGCAGGCGCTGGGCAATCGGCGCCAGGCCATCGAGGCTGCGCTGCTGGAACAGGCTGTATTCGAGGCGGTGGAAGCCGCTGAAAGCCGGGTCCTGCTCGCGCTTTTCAAAGTAATCGGCACGGGCGTTGATCCCGTTGTCCAGCTCCGCCAGGCGCTGGGACGCCGGGGCGAGGCGCTGGTAGGCCTCACGGGCCGGGATGTACAGCGCTTGCGCCTGGGCCAGGTCATCGGCGTCGATGGCCTGTTGCAAGGCAGTCACCGCCTTGACCAGCGCGCTGCCCTGGCTGCTCAGGTACACGCGGAACTCCGACAGCGGGCCGATAAACGCCACCATCGACGGCTTGGCCTTGGCCTGGGCGTCGGACTCCGCCGTCGGCGTCACATGCAAGGTGCCACGCGGGTTGCTGAGCAAGCCGCAGGTGATCGCATAGTCGCCCGGCAGCAGGTTGGCGTTGATCACCTGGCTCAGGCCGGGGGCGATGTTTTCCCGTTCTTCGACCACCAGCACGCCATCGAGGATTTCCCATTCCACCGCGCGGTCGGAACGGTTGATGATGCGAAAGCTCGCACGGCCGGCCGGTACGGTCAGCGCATTCGGCTCGCAGGCGTGGCCATGAATGGTCACGGCGATTTCATTGTGGTTGGCCTGGCGCTTGCTCGCGGCCAGTTGCGACGCGTAGTAGAACAGGCCACCGGCGGCGATCATCACGACCACCGAGCCTGCCACGGCCCAGCGCAGGGCGCGGGGTGGGAGCGCCGGTTGAGGAGTTGGGTGGGACAAGGGACGGTCCTTACTGGCTGGAAACGGAGGAAGGTTGGGCGACGGGCGAGGGCAGGAAGAACATCACCAGCGCCACCACCAGGTAGATCAAATAGGCGCCCAGGGTGCTGACGGTCGGTGCTTCCTGATAGCCGAACATGCCGGCGAGTACCGAGCCCAGTGGGCTGTCCATCGGCAACACGGCGCTGAAATCGAACAACACGGTTTGCAGGTGGTTCCACACGCCGGCTTCATGCAGGGCCTGCACCGAATTGGCGAGGATGCCGGCGGCCACCACCAGGATGAATAGGCCGGTCCAGCGGAAAAACGCACCGAGGTTCAGGCGCATGCTGCCGCTGTAGATCAGGAAACCGACGACGATCGCCAGGATCAAGCCGAGCAGGGCGCCAATCGGCGCGCCCGGGCCTTCACTTTGCTGGAACACCGCCAGCAGGAAGAACACGGTTTCCAGCCCTTCACGGGCCACGGCGAAGAACACCATGAGGATCAGTGCGGTGACCTGATGCCTGGAACCGGCCAGCGCCTGGTCGAGGGACTCGTGCAGGGAATGCTTGATGGAGCGCGCCACCTTGCGCATCCAGAACACCATGGAACTGAGGATGGCTACCGCGACCAGTCCGACAACACCTTCGAACAATTCCTGCTGCTTTTGCGGAAATTCGGCGCTGACCAATTCCAGGCCACCACCGACCAGCAACGCCAGCGCGGCGGCGAGGAATACACCAATCCACACCGCCGGCATCCACTGGCCACGGCCGGTCTGTTGCAGGTAACTGGCGATGATGCCAACGATCAATGCGGCTTCAATGCCTTCGCGCAACATGATGAGAAAAGGAACAAGCATTCGGCACCGCGTCACAACTAGATAGGAGGCTAAGTTGTAACATAATGATACTCATTGCTAAACAACAATTCTTGACGTTTGCTGAACAGTGGCTGAACGGTGGTGGCGAAGGGCAACCGCCCTTATGATGCACGCCATCTTGTGTGCCGCCGGAACGCCCAACTGCCCATGTCGGAAAAAGACTCCATCTCCATTCACCTCGTGCGCGAAGCCTTGTTGCAGAGCTGTGCGCCGGGGGCGGCCACGGTTGAAGCGCTGAGCAAGGTCGGGATTGCCCCGGCGTTGCTGGAGCAGCCCAGCGCCCGCGTACCGGCGACGGCCTACGCGCGGTTGTGGCGCCTGCTGGCGCGGCGTCGGGATGACGAGTTTTTCGGCATGGACCCGCGCCGGCTCAAATCCGGTAGCCTGGCGTTCCTCTGTCACGCCTCGATGGCGCAACCGACGCTCGCCACGGCCCTGGAAACCGCGTTGGGGTTTCTGTCCTTGATGCTGGAGCAAATGCCCGCGCAACTGGTGCGCCAACAGAGCCTGGCAGAGATCGTGCTGGCGGAACCCGCGCCCAAACGCGCGTTCACCTATTTCACCTATTGGATGATCGTGCATGGCGTGGCCTGCTGGCTGGCGGGGCGGCGCATTCCGATCCTGGCGATTGAACTGCGCTGCCCGCAGCCGGACTTTTGCGACGACTACCAGGTGATGTTTTCCGACAACCTACGGTTTTATCGGCCACGTACCCGCATGATCTTCTCCGCCGATTGCCTCGACCTACCGATCAAGCGCAGCGCCGAAGAACTCAAACGCTTCCTCGCCCACGCCCCCGCCAACATCCTCGTCAAATACCGCGACCCCGACAGCCTAGCCACCCGCATCAAGCACGACCTGCGCCACCTGCCCCCCGACACCTGGCCGGAAACCGACGGCCTGGCCGCCAGCCTGTGCATCTCCGCCTCAACCCTGCGCCGACGCCTGGCGGAAGAGGGCCAGACGTATCAGGGCCTCAAGGACAGCGTGCGTAAAGAGTTGGCCATTGTCTGGCTGGCCGAACCGCAGATCAGCTTTGCCGAGATTGCGGCGCGGTTGGGGTTTGCCGATGCTAGTTCGTTTTATAAGGCGTTTCGTAAATGGGTGGGGTCGAATCCGGGGCATTATCGGAGTTTGATTTTGAATGAAAGTGCCCGGGGTTAGTTGAGTCTGAGCGGGATTAGGATGTCGCTGACTCATTCCATCGAATTAATATGACAGAGCGCTCCTTAATGATTTTAGGAAGCGACTGGCATATTCACAGCCTGAATTCGTGCACAGTAAGCCGTGTGTTTCCTTCTGCCAGTCGCAGTGACTTTAGATTGCTGTGTAGGAAGCTGGACATACTGTTTAACTGTGAGGGAATTCTATGGATAAATAAACCAATAGATTGGCTTTCTGTGCATATTTGAAAATTAATTGTTGATTTTGAGGTGTGATCATGAAAAGTCTTATTGCGTTGCCGTTTGTTGTGTTGATGGTGATGTCGTCGCAGGTGTCTGCGGCGTGTTTGTATATAACGGATAGCTTTAGTGGGATTGTGGCGGGGAAGCAAGCCGATACAGCCCATGGTCCGTTTACGATAACGTCTGTCAACGGATGCTCAAATGCAAATATCGATGTACGGGTTTCTGCGCTGGGTGTGGGTAGAGGTCCAGAGGTTTACATTGAGCGCCAGGTAGGCGGTTCGTGGAAACGAGAGACGTTCGGTATAGGTAGCAATGCTACGTACAATGGGCCACTCGGAACTTATCGAGTTCAAGTGAACAATGACGAAGAACTTCCAAAAGCTTACTCCGGTACCGCCAGGTACGGTCGGTAGGCTGCCGAAAGGTCAGTGCGCTAGGCTAAGCCTAGCGCACTGCTTCCTGCCGAGCCCCTCCAGTTCAGGCTCGCTCGTCGATAGACAAATTACTACTGTTCGAATTAATGAAGAATGCAAGTGCGTTTATTGCATGGTTTGCATCTACCATTCCCTGCAAATAGTCCGTAGCTCCTTCCCGCCTCGGGATTGCCGGATCGCTGTTGAAATGCGCAATAGTATCTTCAAGCTTTTCGTTGAAGAGGGCGATAGCATT
Proteins encoded in this window:
- a CDS encoding AraC family transcriptional regulator; protein product: MSEKDSISIHLVREALLQSCAPGAATVEALSKVGIAPALLEQPSARVPATAYARLWRLLARRRDDEFFGMDPRRLKSGSLAFLCHASMAQPTLATALETALGFLSLMLEQMPAQLVRQQSLAEIVLAEPAPKRAFTYFTYWMIVHGVACWLAGRRIPILAIELRCPQPDFCDDYQVMFSDNLRFYRPRTRMIFSADCLDLPIKRSAEELKRFLAHAPANILVKYRDPDSLATRIKHDLRHLPPDTWPETDGLAASLCISASTLRRRLAEEGQTYQGLKDSVRKELAIVWLAEPQISFAEIAARLGFADASSFYKAFRKWVGSNPGHYRSLILNESARG
- the efeO gene encoding iron uptake system protein EfeO produces the protein MSHPTPQPALPPRALRWAVAGSVVVMIAAGGLFYYASQLAASKRQANHNEIAVTIHGHACEPNALTVPAGRASFRIINRSDRAVEWEILDGVLVVEERENIAPGLSQVINANLLPGDYAITCGLLSNPRGTLHVTPTAESDAQAKAKPSMVAFIGPLSEFRVYLSSQGSALVKAVTALQQAIDADDLAQAQALYIPAREAYQRLAPASQRLAELDNGINARADYFEKREQDPAFSGFHRLEYSLFQQRSLDGLAPIAQRLLTDVTALKQQLLAQSLPPEQLVSIVVRNLNSLADSRALSGEEERYSHTDLYGFAANLEAAHKVVDLMRPLLGKSAAELLPKIDSALAAFDAELAGFKTSNGYTPYDSVTADQRQQIADKAKALAAALDGIDPALGLSGLQ
- the efeU gene encoding iron uptake transporter permease EfeU, with the translated sequence MLVPFLIMLREGIEAALIVGIIASYLQQTGRGQWMPAVWIGVFLAAALALLVGGGLELVSAEFPQKQQELFEGVVGLVAVAILSSMVFWMRKVARSIKHSLHESLDQALAGSRHQVTALILMVFFAVAREGLETVFFLLAVFQQSEGPGAPIGALLGLILAIVVGFLIYSGSMRLNLGAFFRWTGLFILVVAAGILANSVQALHEAGVWNHLQTVLFDFSAVLPMDSPLGSVLAGMFGYQEAPTVSTLGAYLIYLVVALVMFFLPSPVAQPSSVSSQ
- the efeO gene encoding iron uptake system protein EfeO, with amino-acid sequence MKKSTLALSLLLTLSPLAAFAATAPLDLVGPVSDYKIYVTEEIAELVTQTQAFTDAINQGDLATAKKLYAPTRVHYESIEPIAELFSDLDASIDSRVDDHEKGVTAEDFTGFHRIEYALFSQNTTKGLEALTAKLNTDVNDLKTRVDGLTFPPEKVVGGAAALLEEVAATKISGEEDRYSHTDLYDFQGNIDGAKKIVDLFRGQIEKQDKAFLAKVDKNFATVDKILAKYKTKDGGFETYDKVKENDRKALVGPVNTLAEDLSTLRGKLGLN